In the Stakelama saccharophila genome, ATCGGCCCCTTCGATACCGTCGATCAGCACCAGCGACTGGTTGCTCTCGCTCCCCCGGATGCGGATCTGGGTGAAGCCGCCGATCGCGCCGGTGCGGTTGACCGCGATCCCCGGCACGTCGCGCAGCACGTCGGACACCACGCGCGTCTGGCGGTTCTGCAGCTCCTGGTCGGAAATGACGGTGATGGATGCGGGCACGTCCTCTGCCCTTTCGGCCTCGCCGGCACGATTGGCCGTCACGATGATTTCGGGATCGCGGGCGGCGGCAACGCCGGCGGTCTGTGCCGCGGCCGGCAGGGCGGCGGTGACGGCGATGGCGGAAACGAACGATGACAACATGGGCGGAAACCCCCTCGGATGCGCGAACGACAGGTCGCGAGGGGGCGCATGGCACGAGCGGACGCCCGCCGTTCCGGCACCCAGCGGCAACCGGCGGAACGATCCGATGCGGCTCCCTCCGCGTCGGGATGTCGCTCCAAACGGAGGTCCGTGCCTCGGCCAGTCCCTGGACCCAAGCAAGAGCGACCACGCGCCGGCAGGTCTCCTGGCTCGCGGATCACCGCATTCGATGCGCCAGCCTTCCCGGGTCTTGCCCAGTGACCGCTCCCTCGGGCGGGAGCCTCGCGCATCGCGCTAACCGCTTACAGTTGCAGGGACAGCCGCGGCCTGGGATGCCCCTCGGGCATCCGCACCGCATTCCCTCTGGGCCCTGAAAGGGCGCCGGCACGATGTTGTGCGACCGGCCAGCGGCCGGTCGCCGGGCGGCTCATAGCAAGTACGCGCGGCGATGCAATCGCTCGCACGACCCGCTGTACCGATCGGGCGAAAAGGCGTAGGATCGGAGTCGAGCCGGCAAGGACACCGCGCATGCGGGCGACGGCTCAGGGAGAGGGTGCATGGACCGCCTGAGTCCGGAAGTGGGCGATTGCCCCGTCGCGTTCCAGCTCGGAACCGCGATCACCGCAACCGCCATCATCACGCTGATCGCGCTGCTGATCGCCTGACCCGACCCGAACGGGTCGCCCGAAGCGCGAATTCGGCGGTGCCGATCCGCGCCATCAGTGCGCGCCCGACTTTCGTCCAAGCAGTTCAGCGAAATGCGGGAGCGACTTCGTCCCGGAAGCGTTACTCCAACCCCGCAAGAACGACGGACTACGAACGAATGCCCAGGCCGCGCCGCAATTCGAAACGCATCGCCCTGTTCGCCATCCTGATCCTGGCGATCGTCTTCATCATCTTTGTCGGGTACAACACCTTCTACGTCGCCCAGACCAGCTAAGCAGTTCCAGCCGCGATCGGACGAAGACGGCGGTGCAGGAACGATGCCCTCCACCTTGCGTCATCAAGGACCGAGGGCGGGCGGCCGCACCGGCCGAAGGATCGTCGCTTACGCGATGCGAGGCGCTTCGCCGCGGCACACGCGCTGCTTCAACGGCGCGCCGAAGAGTTGTGCTGAGGTCCCGGTGGTGGAGCCGAGGGGGATCGAACCCCTGACCTTCGCAATGCCATTGCGACGCTCTCCCAGCTGAGCTACGGCCCCGTTCCGGTGTGGAGGCGTCGCCCTTTAGTCGGGCGACGCTCCCTTGGCAAGCGGTGCATCGCACCGCCGCGTGAATTTATTCCTCGTCGCTGTTTTCCGGACGCTTCACGCCCAGATCGTCGTCGCCGCCGAGATCGTTGTCGTCGTCGACCGGATCTTCGTCGTCCTCGCTGATGTCCAGATCCTCGTCTTCCGACAGGTCCTGGTCCTTGGATTCGGCTTCCTTTTCCTTGACCTTTTCGTCCTTGTTCTCGAACGGCAGCGGCTGTTTCGACTTCAGGATGGGCTCGGGTTCCCATTCGTTCCCGCATTCGATGCAGGCGACGGGATCGTCCTTGCCAAGATCATAGAAACGCGTCGCGCATTTCGGGCAGGTTCGCTTCGTGCCCCATTCCGGCTTGACCATGTGCCGTCTCTTGCCTTTCGAAAGTGATGGAATCCGCGGGTCGATCCCGCAAAGTGGGGCGCGCCTTGCCATAGCGCAAGCGCACTGTCAAAAGCCGCGTCCCATGCCGCATGCCCAGCCCCGCCCCTTTTCCCTGTCGACCACCGGCCCGCTCACCGGCACGATCACCGTGCCGGGCGACAAGTCGATCAGCCACCGGTCGCTGATGTTCGCCGGCCTCGCGGTCGGGCAAAGCCGTATCCACGGGCTGCTCGAAGGCGAGGATGTGCTCGCCAGCGCGGCGGCGATGCGCGCGATGGGCGCCGATATCGTTCGCGGCGACGACGGCGCCTGGCAGGTGTCCGGCGTCGGTGTCGGCGGCCTGCTCCAGCCGGCGACAGCACTCGACATGGGCAATTCGGGAACGTCGACGCGGCTGCTGATGGGTCTGGTGGCGAGCCACCCGATCACCGTCACCTTCACCGGCGACGCCTCGCTTTCGCAGCGGCCGATGGGCCGGGTGGTCGCGCCGCTTTCGCGCATGGGGGCGGACTTCACCTGCGCGCCGGGCGAGCGCCTGCCGCTGACCATGCGCGGCCTCTGCCCGGCGGTGCCGATCAGCTATACGCTGCCGGTCGCCTCGGCCCAGGTGAAGTCGGCGGTGCTGCTCGCCGGGTTGAATGCACCCGGCATCACCCGCGTCATCGAACCGGTTCCGACCCGCGACCATACCGAACGGATGCTGCGCGGCTTCGGCGCGGATCTGACGGTCGAGGACGGACCCGAAGGGCGCATCATCTCCCTTCGCGGCGAAGCGGAACTGAAGCCGCAGACGATCACGGTGCCCGGCGACCCCTCCTCCGCCGCCTTCTGGATGGTGGCGGCGTCGATCGTGCCCGGGTCCGACATCACCATCCGCAATGTCGGTCTGAACGCGACGCGCGCCGGCCTCGTCACGGCGCTGCGCATGATGGGGGCCGATATTGCCGAGATCGACGCGCGCGACGTCGGCGGCGAACCGGTTGCCGATCTGCGCGTGCGCCACGCGCCGCTCCGCGCGATCGCGGTGCCGCCCGATCTCGCCCCCAGCATGATCGACGAATATCCCGTGCTGTTCGCCGCCGCCGCACGTGCCGAGGGGCGGACGGTCGCGCGCGGGGCGGAGGAACTGCGCGTCAAGGAATCGGACCGGATCGCGGCGATGGCGGCCGCCCTGTCCGCATGCGGCGCGCGAATTGAGGAATATGAGGACGGCCTCGCCATCACCGGCACCGGCGGCGAGCCCCTGCCCGGCCCCCGGTCTGGCGGCGCGCGGATCGCCACCCATCTCGACCACCGGATCGCGATGAGCATGGCGGTCGCCGGTCTGAACGCGGCCCGCGCGATCGAGATCGACGATGCACGCCCGATCGCGACGAGCTATCCCGATTTCATCGCCACCGCCGAACGTCTGGGAGCCGAAGCGCATTGGCCGGACCAGTGATCATCGCCGTCGACGGACCCGCCGCATCGGGCAAAGGCACCATCGCGCGCGCGCTCGCAAAGCGATACGGCCTGCCGCATCTCGACACCGGCCTGCTGTATCGCGCCGTCGCCGCCACCGTGCTGCGCGAGGAGCTGGATCCCGCGCGCGAAGCCGATGCGGTCGCCGCCTGCGGCTTTCCCGACGCCCTGCTCGACGATCCCTGGCTTCGCACCGACGGGGTCGGACAGGCCGCATCGATCGTCTCGGCCCATCCGCTGGTGCGCGCCGCCCTGTTGCAGCGCCAGCGCCGCTTTGCCGCCCAGCCCGGCGGGGCGATCCTCGATGGCCGCGACATCGGCACGGTCATCGCGCCCCAGGCCGATGTGAAGCTGTTCGTCAAGGCGACGCCGCGCATCCGCGCCCAGCGACGCCACGCGGAACTGCAACGGCGCGGGTTCGACGTGACCTTCGACCGGGTGCTGGCCGATATCCGCGCCCGCGACGAACGCGACGCAAAGCGTGCCAGCGCGCCGATGAAACCGGCCGACGACGCCACCTTGCTCGACACCAGCTTTCTGTCTATAGAGGCCGCCGTCCAGCGGGCGATTGCGCTCGTGGAGGAGCGAACAGCGGCGAAGGCCGACCGGCCCTAGTCATCGAAACGCGCGAAAGCCGATCCGGCGAGGGCCGGTGGCTTGTCGCGCCTTTTGCGTTGTGCGGATACCTTCACGGCCGCGATTCGCGCGATGGGTGCCGCGGTCGGCATACGGCCGTCGCGGCAGTTCGGCCACAAGACCGTCGGAACCAACCGGCCGGCCGGAAAAGACCAGTACAGGAACGCAAACCGATATGGCCACTATGGCAAATCCGTCTCGCGACGATTTCGCGAAAATGCTCGAGCACACGCTCGGCGATACCGACAGTTTCGAGGGCCGGGTCGTCATCGGCACCGTTACCGGCATCGAGAACGACCTCGCCATCATTGATGTCGGCCTGAAGTCGGAAGGCCGCGTGCCGCTGCGCGAATTCGCAGCGCCCGGCCAGAAGGCCGAATTGCAGGTCGGCGACGAGGTCGAGGTCTATGTCGACCGCGTCGAGAACGCGCAGGGCGAAGCGATGCTCAGCCGCGACCGCGCCCGCCGCGAGGCCGCGTGGGACAAGCTCGAAACCGAATATGCCGAGAACAACCGCGTCGAGGGCACGATCTTCGGCCGCGTCAAGGGCGGCTTCACGGTCGACCTGGACGGCGCCGTGGCCTTCCTGCCCGGCAGCCAGGTCGACATTCGCCCCGTGCGCGACGTCACCCCGCTGATGGACATGCCGCAGCCCTTCCAGATCCTGAAGATGGACCGTAAGCGCGGCAACATCGTCGTTTCGCGCCGCGCCGTGCTCGAAGAAACCCGCGCCGAGCAGCGCCAGGGCCTCATCCAGTCGCTGCACGAAGGCCAGGTCATCGAGGGCGTGGTCAAGAACATCACCGATTACGGTGCCTTCGTCGACCTGGGCGGCATCGACGGCCTGCTGCACGTCACCGACCTGTCGTACAAGCGCGTCGGCCACCCGTCGGAAATGCTGGGCATCGGCGACACCGCCACGGTGCAGATCATCCGCATCAACCGCGAGACGCAGCGCATCTCGCTCGGCATGAAGCAGCTCGAGAGCGATCCGTGGGAAGGCGCGTCGGCCAAATATCCGGTCGGGATGAAGATCGCCGGCCGCGTGACGAACATCACCGAATACGGCGCCTTCGTCGAGCTGGAGCCGGGCATCGAAGGCCTGGTCCATGTCTCCGAGATGAGCTGGACCAAGAAGAACGTCCATCCGGGCAAGATCGTCTCCACCTCTCAGGAGGTCGAGGTCGTCGTGCTCGAGGTCGACGAGGACAAGCGCCGCATTTCGCTGGGCCTCAAGCAGGCGCAGGACAATCCCTGGGACAGCTTCGCCGAGCGGCACCCGGTCGGCTCCACGGTCGAGGGCGAAGTCAAGAACGCCACCGAATTCGGCCTGTTCGTCGGCCTCGACGGCGATGTCGACGGCATGGTCCACATGTCCGATATCGCCTGGGGCATCTCCGGCGAGGAAGCGCTGGCGCTGCATCGCAAGGGCGAGCATGTCCAGGCCGTGGTTCTCGCGGTCGAGCCGGACAAGGAGCGTATCTCGCTCGGCATGAAGCAGCTTGAGCGCGGTGCTCCGGCCGTCGGCGCGACGGTGTCGGGCGACAAGCTCAACAAGGGCGCGATCGTCACCGTCAACGTCCTCGAAGTCCGCGATGCCGGCCTCGAGGTGCAGGCGGGCGAAGAAGGCGCCACCGGCTTCATCAAACGCAGCGATCTCGGCCGCGACCGCGACGAACAGCGGCCCGAGCGGTTCCAGGTCGGCCAGAAGTTCGACGCCATGGTGACCGGCTTCGACCGGTCGAAGAAGCCGACCTTCTCGATCAAGGCGCTGCAGATCGCCGAAGAGAAGAGCGCTGTTGCCCAATACGGTTCGTCCGATTCGGGCGCGTCGCTCGGCGATATTCTCGGCGAAGCGCTCAAGGCACGCGGCACCGAGGAAGAATAAGCCTGTACCTACGGCGGGGCGAAAGGTCGCCCCGCCGTTTTTCTTTTGGGTCGATCGCGCCATTAACGTCGATCCCGTCTTGATTGAAGTTAAGTCCTACGCCTAGAAGGACACCTGGATCACGCCTTGGTCGGGCTCGTTTCGCCCTCGTTTCGACTAGGAGGACTTCATGATTCGTTCCGAGCTGGTCCAAAAGCTGGCCGACGAAAATCCCGAACTCGCACCGCGCGATGTCGAGCGGATCGTCGCTATCTTTTTCGATCAGATCACGCAGCGCCTGGCAGAAAGCGGCCGCGTCGAACTGCGCGGCTTCGGCGCCTTTTCCACCCGCTCGCGCGACGCCCGCACGGGCCGCAACCCACGAACCGGCGAAGCGGTCGAGGTACAGGCCAAGCGTGTGCCCTATTTCAAGCCGGGCAAGGAAATGCGCGAACGCCTGAATATGTAATCACGCCTTGACGCGCCGCGCCGCATCGGGTTCTTCGCGAACCCTTGCACGCGGACGTGGCGAAATTGGTAGACGCACGGGACTTAAAATCCCCTGGCCCGAAAGGGCCGTGCCGGTTCAAGTCCGGCCGTCCGCACCAGATGTCCGGGACCGGGGGTCCATGGCCGTCCCGATATGGGACAGGTCGTCGCACCGGTGGCCGGGCGACGCGCCGCGATCGGACTTGGGCCATGAACCGTTTGCCGTTCCTGTTATTGCTGCCGCTGGCGATCCTGACGACGAGCGGGTGCCAGCGCCGGGCCGACGATCTTCCGGTGGTGGTTAGCGCCATCGGCGACAATGCCGATCCGGCGGATCCCGACAGGGGGACGATTGATTTCCCGTCGCGCCTGGTGATGGCGTCCATCGCCCAGGGCCTGCTGCGCTTCGACGCTGCCGGCCAGATCGAGCCGGGCCTGGCCGAACGCTGGATCATGATCGACGAGGGCCAGAGTTACATCTTCCGCCTTCGCGAAGCGTACTGGTCCGACGGCAGTCCGGTAACGGCCCAGAGTGTCGCCCGCGTGCTCAATCGCGCCATTCACCCGGAATCGCGCAATCCACTGGCGCCTTATCTGTCTTCCGTCGAAGAAGTCGTGGCGATGACGCCGGAGGTGGTCGAGATCCGGTTGAAGCGGCCGCGCCCCGATCTGCTGCGCCTGTTCGCGGCACCCGAGCTGGGTATCTTCGATCCCGGATCGCTGCGCGGCAGCGGCCCGTTCCGCCTTGAGCCACGGCGCGGTCCCCTGCGGCATCTCCGCCCGGTCCCGAACGCCCCGACCGAGCCGACCGAGACGGAGGGCGCACCCTCACCCGACGAGGAAGCGGTCGACCTCATCGCCGAGCGCGCGGCGCGGGCGCTCGCCCGTTTTCAGGACAAGAAGTCCGACCTGATCCTGGGCGGCACCTATCTCGACTGGCCAGTGTTGCAGGTCAGCGGCGTCGACGGCGCGTTGCAGCACCTCGACCCCGCCCAGGGCCTGTTCGGTCTGGCGATCGTCGGCCGTGACGGCTTCCTGTCCGATGCCGCCAATCGGCGTGCCCTGTCCATGGCGATCGACCGCGACACCCTGCTCGACCGGTTCCGGCAGGGCTGGACCGCCGACCTCGCCATCCTGCCGCAACAGGACGATTCGGGCTCGGCGCCGACGCTGCCGGACTGGGCGGGCATGTCGCTGCCGGAGCGCCAGGCCGAGGCACGGCAGCAGATCGCCGCCTGGGCCGCTGCGCAGGAGGAGGAGGAGGAACAGGCGATCGCCCCCCTTCGCATCGCCCTGCCCGACGCCCCCGGCGCCAACCTGCTGTGGCGCGGACTGCGAGATTCGCTGCGCGCCGTCGGCCTCGCCGCGCAGCGTGTGCCGGCGGATGCCGATGCCGATCTGCGTGTGATCGACGCGGTCGCGCCGGCGCGCAACGCCCGCTGGTATCTGCGCACCGCCTGCCGATCCTGCAGCGAGGCGACGATGGACCTGCTGCAGACCGCCCGCACCGCGCCGGACATGGCCGGCCGGGCACGCAGCATTGCCGAGGCCGACGCCGCGATCGCGGCGGAGGTTCCCTATATCCCGCTGGCGCGTCCGCTACGCTGGTCTGTCGTCGGCCCCCGACTCGATGCGTGGCAGGCCAACCTTCTGGCCTGGCATCCGTTGAACCACTTGCGCGGCGATCCCAGATAGAAGGCATGGCCAAACCGACCCCCATACCCTCGGGCCCCGAGCGGCATTTCGTCTCCGGCTCTATGCTGGGGCGCGATCCCGATGCGATTCGCCGCCGGGTCGAGGCGCTCGAGCATCTGCTGGAGCGCTCTATCCGCATTCCCGGAATCAAGCGCCGGATCGGCCTCGACGTGATCCTCGACCTGCTGCCCTTCGGCGGCACGACGATCGCGGCGGCGATGGGAAGCTATATGCTGTGGGAAGCGCGCAACCTCGGCATGTCGAAGACGCAGATGACGCGCATGGGCGGCAATGTCGCGTTCGACTGGTTGCTCGGCATGATTCCCTGGGTCGGCGCCATTCCCGACCTGTTCTTCCGGTCGAATTCGCGCAACCTGCGCATCATCAGGAAGCATCTGGATCGCCACCATCCGGCCTCCGCGACGATCGAGAACGACTGAGCGACGCCACCGAACGGCGTCAGCGGCGCCCGCGCCAGATCTTGATCGGCGTGCCGCGCGATACGCCACCTTGATGGGCGGGACAGGCGCGATAGTGCCGCTTCCTGTCGAGGCAGAACCATATCTCGTTCAGCCAGCCGTCCGCCGTCGTGGTGATCCGCATCATGTTCGCGCGCATCCCCGGATTGGCGGCGGCGACGGCACTCGCCAGCCGGCCCGCCGTCAGCCCCTTTTGCCGCGACAGGGCCTGCATGTCGGGATAGCGCAAGCGCCCGTATAGCGACGTCGACGTCTCGAAATAGCGTGTCGGGCTGATGCCCATGCAGGTGCCGTGCTTGGCATATTCATGCTGCAATAGCTGCGGCGAAGGTGTCGCGCAGATGTTGCGCCGGATCGTCGCTTCGGGAAGCAGCGCCGCCGACCGGCAATATTGCGGCCAGGTCTTTCCCTCTCCATCCGGCCACAGGCCGTGCAGCGTGAAGCCGAAGGAATTGCCGGCGCCGCATTGGAACGCGGCGGACGCAGGATCG is a window encoding:
- a CDS encoding TIGR02300 family protein, whose product is MVKPEWGTKRTCPKCATRFYDLGKDDPVACIECGNEWEPEPILKSKQPLPFENKDEKVKEKEAESKDQDLSEDEDLDISEDDEDPVDDDNDLGGDDDLGVKRPENSDEE
- a CDS encoding (d)CMP kinase, translated to MIIAVDGPAASGKGTIARALAKRYGLPHLDTGLLYRAVAATVLREELDPAREADAVAACGFPDALLDDPWLRTDGVGQAASIVSAHPLVRAALLQRQRRFAAQPGGAILDGRDIGTVIAPQADVKLFVKATPRIRAQRRHAELQRRGFDVTFDRVLADIRARDERDAKRASAPMKPADDATLLDTSFLSIEAAVQRAIALVEERTAAKADRP
- a CDS encoding DUF4112 domain-containing protein, yielding MAKPTPIPSGPERHFVSGSMLGRDPDAIRRRVEALEHLLERSIRIPGIKRRIGLDVILDLLPFGGTTIAAAMGSYMLWEARNLGMSKTQMTRMGGNVAFDWLLGMIPWVGAIPDLFFRSNSRNLRIIRKHLDRHHPASATIEND
- the rpsA gene encoding 30S ribosomal protein S1 — its product is MATMANPSRDDFAKMLEHTLGDTDSFEGRVVIGTVTGIENDLAIIDVGLKSEGRVPLREFAAPGQKAELQVGDEVEVYVDRVENAQGEAMLSRDRARREAAWDKLETEYAENNRVEGTIFGRVKGGFTVDLDGAVAFLPGSQVDIRPVRDVTPLMDMPQPFQILKMDRKRGNIVVSRRAVLEETRAEQRQGLIQSLHEGQVIEGVVKNITDYGAFVDLGGIDGLLHVTDLSYKRVGHPSEMLGIGDTATVQIIRINRETQRISLGMKQLESDPWEGASAKYPVGMKIAGRVTNITEYGAFVELEPGIEGLVHVSEMSWTKKNVHPGKIVSTSQEVEVVVLEVDEDKRRISLGLKQAQDNPWDSFAERHPVGSTVEGEVKNATEFGLFVGLDGDVDGMVHMSDIAWGISGEEALALHRKGEHVQAVVLAVEPDKERISLGMKQLERGAPAVGATVSGDKLNKGAIVTVNVLEVRDAGLEVQAGEEGATGFIKRSDLGRDRDEQRPERFQVGQKFDAMVTGFDRSKKPTFSIKALQIAEEKSAVAQYGSSDSGASLGDILGEALKARGTEEE
- a CDS encoding ABC transporter substrate-binding protein, giving the protein MNRLPFLLLLPLAILTTSGCQRRADDLPVVVSAIGDNADPADPDRGTIDFPSRLVMASIAQGLLRFDAAGQIEPGLAERWIMIDEGQSYIFRLREAYWSDGSPVTAQSVARVLNRAIHPESRNPLAPYLSSVEEVVAMTPEVVEIRLKRPRPDLLRLFAAPELGIFDPGSLRGSGPFRLEPRRGPLRHLRPVPNAPTEPTETEGAPSPDEEAVDLIAERAARALARFQDKKSDLILGGTYLDWPVLQVSGVDGALQHLDPAQGLFGLAIVGRDGFLSDAANRRALSMAIDRDTLLDRFRQGWTADLAILPQQDDSGSAPTLPDWAGMSLPERQAEARQQIAAWAAAQEEEEEQAIAPLRIALPDAPGANLLWRGLRDSLRAVGLAAQRVPADADADLRVIDAVAPARNARWYLRTACRSCSEATMDLLQTARTAPDMAGRARSIAEADAAIAAEVPYIPLARPLRWSVVGPRLDAWQANLLAWHPLNHLRGDPR
- the aroA gene encoding 3-phosphoshikimate 1-carboxyvinyltransferase, with translation MPHAQPRPFSLSTTGPLTGTITVPGDKSISHRSLMFAGLAVGQSRIHGLLEGEDVLASAAAMRAMGADIVRGDDGAWQVSGVGVGGLLQPATALDMGNSGTSTRLLMGLVASHPITVTFTGDASLSQRPMGRVVAPLSRMGADFTCAPGERLPLTMRGLCPAVPISYTLPVASAQVKSAVLLAGLNAPGITRVIEPVPTRDHTERMLRGFGADLTVEDGPEGRIISLRGEAELKPQTITVPGDPSSAAFWMVAASIVPGSDITIRNVGLNATRAGLVTALRMMGADIAEIDARDVGGEPVADLRVRHAPLRAIAVPPDLAPSMIDEYPVLFAAAARAEGRTVARGAEELRVKESDRIAAMAAALSACGARIEEYEDGLAITGTGGEPLPGPRSGGARIATHLDHRIAMSMAVAGLNAARAIEIDDARPIATSYPDFIATAERLGAEAHWPDQ
- a CDS encoding integration host factor subunit beta, with the translated sequence MIRSELVQKLADENPELAPRDVERIVAIFFDQITQRLAESGRVELRGFGAFSTRSRDARTGRNPRTGEAVEVQAKRVPYFKPGKEMRERLNM
- a CDS encoding ribonuclease T2, giving the protein MTLRTLAWLAGAGILLAPGGAAAQAYRCAVPETLARPHAEGPTPDQPRRVLPIGGYTLAITWAPQFCRGDDPASAAFQCGAGNSFGFTLHGLWPDGEGKTWPQYCRSAALLPEATIRRNICATPSPQLLQHEYAKHGTCMGISPTRYFETSTSLYGRLRYPDMQALSRQKGLTAGRLASAVAAANPGMRANMMRITTTADGWLNEIWFCLDRKRHYRACPAHQGGVSRGTPIKIWRGRR